The window ACCACGTCGAACACCGAGCCCTGCGTGTCCTGCGGCACTTCCTGCGCCATCCGCGCGACCACCATGCCGTTCTGCACGCGGATCTCGCCGTCGTCGGGCCGGATCTCGCCGGCCATCAGCCGCATCAGCGTGGACTTGCCCGCGCCGTTGCGGCCGACGATGCAGACGCGTTCGCCGGGTTCGATGGTGAGGTCGACGTGATCGAGCAGCAGCGGGCCGCCGACGCCGTAGTCGACGCGCTGGAATTGCATCAAGGGCATGCGCGCATTGTAGAGGGTCGCGGTGGCTTGGGCGCCTTGCCGTGCGTCGACGCAGCAGGCCGGAGAACCCGGGCCCGCTTCACTTGTGGCTAACGCGGCGCGAGGCGGGTGCTGCTATATCCGAGGCTCCCCCAATGCAATGGATCGCCATGCCACGCCAGCCCCTGTCATCGACATCCCGCGTCCTCGTATTCTCCTGCGCCCTCGCGCTCGGCGCCTGTGGCGGCGCGCCCGATCCCGCGGCGACCGCCGGGCAGGCCGGCGTCTCCCCGGCCGGCGAGGCGCCCAGGCAGGCCGATGCCGGCCCGTTGAGCGCGGGCGAGATCGAGTTCCCGGCCATCCCGCAGATCGTGGTGCCGGACATCGTCGGCGTCGGCCCGGCCCAGCGCGCGCTGGAGTCTTCGATGCAGGATGTCCTCGATCCCATCGCCGGCATCAGCGTGCGCCCGGCCAGTTGCGCGACCGATGGCGCGCTTGTGAACGATGCCGGCATCACCAGCGTCGATGAGCACGGCAGCCTGCTCCGCAACGGCGACGAGGGCATCTTCAAGATCGGCGCGGACGGCAGCGGCACCGCCAACTTCGAGGGAGGCATCGTCACGGTGAATGCGGACGGCAGCGGCACCATCAACGGCAGCGGCGAAGGCGGCGCGGACGACGCCATCATCCGGGTCGAGGCCGACGGCAGCGGCACCTACAACGGCCGCTACGGGATCATCTCGCTGGACGGCCGGGGCGCCGGCACCTGGAACGGCGACAGCGGCATCATCACCAACAACGGCGACGGTTCCGGTACGTGGAACGGCCCGCAGGGAATTGTGCGCATCGAGAGCGACGGCTCCGGCACGTGGAACGGTCCGCACGGCCTGGTGGTGAACAACGGCGACGGCACCGGTCAGGTCGGCACGCCCGCGAAGCAGGTGGCGATGGCGCCGATCCCGAAAGTGGCGCCGGCCGGCAGGTTTCCGCCGCTGAAGAAATTCGCCCCGCCGGGTGCGCCCTGCGGCTTCGTGATCACGCTGGAGGATCGCGTGCTGTTCGACTTCGACAAGTCCGACATCCGCCCGGATGCGTCGAAGGTGCTGGACGTGCTGGCCGGCGCGCTGCGGGGCGTTCAGGCCAAGGCGATGGAGATACGCGGGCATACCGATGCCAAGGGCGGCGACGACTACAACCAGGCGTTGTCCGAGCGGCGCGCGAACGCCGTGGTGGCCGCCCTGCGCGAACGCGGCACTGCGCGCGAGGCCGGCGCGAAGGGCTATGGCGAGGCGCAGCCGGTGGCGCCCAACGAGCTGGAAGGACGCGACAACCCCGCCGGGCGCCAGCTGAACCGCCGGGTCGAAATCTTCGTGCGCACCTGACCGGCGCGCCATTCCGCCATCCGGAGGGAAAGGACATGACGAACACGATGCGATGCGCCATCGCCGCGGCCCTGCTGGCGGCATCCGCCGGGGGCGCGCGGGCCGGGGATTTCGGATTGGACTACGAGGTCGAGCGCGTGCCCGCCGCGCGGCTGTCGGTGGCGCAATGCGCAGCCACCATCAAGCGCGCGGCGGAGGCGGCCGGCTACGCGACGCGCGCGCAGGACGTGCAGGGCAAGCTGGCCGTGCACGTTTCCGGGCCCGGCGGCGGCGGTCGGTCGCTGGTGACCTACTGCATCCAGGCCGGTGCGTTGACGGTCTGGGTGGTGCAGGCGCTGGACTATGCCGGGCCTGGCAACCCGGCCTCGGCGCGGATCAAGGCCGAGGTCGCGGCGGCCTTGCGCAAGGCCGCCGGGTCGGACGCGGCCAGGTAGGCGTCGCGGCGGCGGAAAAGGAACGGGCCGCATCGCTGCGGCCCGTCCCGGTGTCGCGTATCGAAGACGCGGCTTACTTCAGCTTCGCCGCCTTGCGCAGCGCCTCGGCCTTGTCGGTCTTCTCCCACGAGAAGGCGGTGGCCTTGTGCTTTCTGCCTTCGCCGTCGGTGTAGCCGATTTCCTTCGGCTTGCGGCCGAAATGGCCATAGCTGGCGGTCGGCTGGTAGATCGGATGCTCCAGGTCCAGCATGCGGGTGATGCCGTAGGGGCGCAGGTCGAAGTGGGCGCGGATCAGCTTCTCGATGGTGTCGTCGCTGACCTTGCCGGTGCCGAACGTCGTCACCGAGATCGAGGTCGGCTCGGCCACGCCGATGGCGTAGCTCACCTGCACCTCGCACTTGTCGGCCAGGCCGGCGGCGACGATGTTCTTCGCCACGTAGCGCGCGGCGTAGGCGGCCGAGCGGTCGACCTTCGACGGATCCTTGCCGGAGAACGCGCCGCCGCCGTGGCGGGCCATGCCGCCGTAGCTGTCGACGATGATCTTGCGGCCGGTCAGGCCGCAGTCGCCCACCGGGCCGCCGATCACGAACTTGCCGGTCGGGTTGATGTGCACCCTGTTCTTCGGCAGCGCGTCCAGCCACTTCTTCGGCAGCACCGGTTTGAGGATGCTCTCGCGCACGGCCTCGATCAGGTCCTTCTGCTTCACGCCCGGATCGTGCTGGGTCGAAAGCACCACGGCTTCCAGCCCGACGATGTCGTGGCCGTCGTAGCGCAGGGTCACCTGCGACTTCGCATCCGGGCGCAGCCACTTCAGCTTGCCGCTCTTGCGCACCTTGGCCTGCTGCTCCACCAGCCGGTGGCTGTAGTACAGCGGCGCGGGCATGAACTCCGGCGCCTCGTTGCAGGCGTAGCCGAACATCAGGCCCTGGTCGCCCGCGCCCTGGTCTTCCGGCTTCTTGCGGTCCACGCCCTGGTTGATGTCCGGCGACTGCTTGCCGAGCATGTTGATGATGGCGCAGGTGTGGCCGTCGAAGCCGACGTCGGAATTGTCGTAGCCGATCTCGTTGATGACCTTGCGCGCCAGCGCCTCGATGTCCACCCACGCGCTGGTGGTGACTTCGCCGGCGACGATGGCGGCGCCGGTCTTCACCAGCGTCTCGCAGGCCACGCGGGCGTGCTTGTCCTGGGCCAGGATCGCGTCCAGCACCGCATCGGAGATCTGGTCGGCGATCTTGTCCGGATGGCCCTCGGAGACCGATTCGGAGGTGAACAGATAGCTGGACATCGCTTTATATCCCTGTATTCGGATGAAAAGATGGGTGCGCATGATACAGCGGCGCGGCCGGATATGCATCCTGACCTGTTTTCGGCGGTCGTGGTGTTGGGCGGGTGTTAAGCCGGCCGTCACCGGCGGGTAACGCCGGTGCAATCCGATTGTCCCGGACGCGGCGCAGGCTGCCGGCCAACGGGGCCGCGAAACCGATCGCCATGATCCAGCTCGAACAACGTCTGCAGCAGCGCTTTCCGCATTGGTTCCGCGGCCGCCGCGCCGCCATCGCCCGGCCGGTGCTGCGCGGGATCGCGCGCTGGTCGCGGCTGGACGAGATCGATGCTTTCCTGGCCGCCAACCGGCACGTACGCGGCTTCGCCTTCGTGGCGGCGGCAATGCGCCACCTCGGCACGGGCTACACCGCCAGCCAGACCGACCGCGCGCGCATTCCCGTGCACGGCAGTCTGCTGATCGTCGCCAATCATCCATCCGGCGCGCTGGATGCGCTGGCCCTGCTCGATCTGGTCGGGCAGGTGCGGCGCGACGTGCGCATCGTCGCCAACGATTTCCTGTCTGCGCTGGAAGGCTTGGGCGATCTGTTGCTGCCGGTGCGCATTCTCGGAGGTCGGCTATCGGCGGACAGCGTGCGCGCGGTCGATGCGGCGCTGGCGCGCGGCGAATGCGTGATCGTGTTCCCGGCCGGCGAGGTGTCGCGCCTCGGGCCGGGCGGCATCCGCGACGGCCGCTGGCGGCGCGGCTTCCTGCGCTTCGCCCGCGCCTGCGGCGCGCCGGTGCTGCCGGTGCGCATCCAGGCGCGCAATTCGGCGCTGTTCTATGGCGCGTCGGCGCTGTTCAAGCCGGCGGGCACGGCGCTGCTGGCACGCGAGATGTTCGCCCGCCGCGCGCGCCGCATCGTGCTGCGGGTGGGAACGCCGCGTGCGATTCCATCAGGTGCTTGCGATGCCGACCTGCTGCGCCATATCCGCCGCGAGCTGTACGCGCTAGGCACGCACCGGCAGCGCGACGAACAGCCGGACAACTTCGGCTCCGAGCCGTTGGCCGAAGCGGTCGATCCCGCATTGGTACGCGCTGGCGTATCCGGCCTGCGCCTGCTGGGCCAAACCGGCGACGGCAAGCAAATCCGCGTCGGCACGCTGGCAGTAGGCGCGCCGCTGCTGCATGAAATCGGCCGCCTGCGCGAGCTGACCTTCCGCGCGGTGGGCGAGGGCACCGGCCGCCGCCTCGACCTGGATGCGTGGGACAGCTGGTACGAGCACATCGTGCTGTGGGACGACGCGGCGGGAAAAATCGCCGGCGCCTACCGCATCGCCCGTGGCGCGCCGGTGCTGGCCGCGCACGGCCTGCGCGGCCTCTACACCGCCAGCCTGTTCGACTACGGCGAGGACGCGTTGGCGCGCATCGCGCAGGGCATGGAACTGGGCCGCAGCTTCGTCGCGCCGGAGTATTGGGGCAGCCGCAGCATCGACTATCTGTGGCAGGGCATCGGCGCGTACCTGCGCGCGCATCCGAAGGTGCGCTACCTGTTCGGCGCGGTGTCGATCAGCGCGGCATTGCCGCTGGCGGCGCGCGCGCAGATCGTCGCCCACTATGCGCGCTGGCACGGCGGGCCGCAGGGCGAAGCGGTCTCGCGCCGGCCGTTCCACTACGAAGCGGCGGACGCCGGCGACGCCGCGCTGGACGCCGACACCGCCTTCCGCGTGCTCAAGGCCAACCTCGACGCGCTCGGCGCGCAGGTGCCGATGCTCTACAAGCAATACGTGGAATTGTGCGAACCGGGCGGCGCGCGCTTCCTCGCCTTCGGCGTCGATCCCGATTTCAGCGATTCGGTGGACGGGTTGATCGAAGTGGACATCCAGCGGATGCGGGCGAAGAAGCGCCAGCGCTACCTGGGCGACCCCGACGCAGCGGAGGCGGCGTGACGCCGGCGTCGCCGCCGCTGCGACGCGCGGTGTTCCTCTCCGACGTGCATCTGGGCGCGCGCCACTGCCACGCAGCGGAGCTTGCGGACTTCCTGTCCGCCCTGCGCTGCAAGCGCCTGTATCTGGTCGGCGACATCGTCGACCTGTGGTGGATGGCGCAGCGCCGCGCGCGCTGGGGCGCTGCGCACAACCGCGTAGTCGAGGCGCTGCACGCGCTGCGCCGCGCCGGCACCGAGATCGTCTACATCCCCGGCAATCACGACCGTCCGATCCGCCGGTTCTGCGGCCTTTCCCTGCCGGCGATGCGGGTGCGCCGACGCGCGATCCACGTCACTGCCGATGGCCGCCGCCTGCTGGTGACGCACGGCGACGATTACGATGCGGCGACGCACTTCGGCAATCTGCAGGAAAAATTCGGCGACTGGCTGTACTACCGCATCCTCACCGGCAACCAGTGGCTGAACGCCCTGCGCGGCCGGGTCGGCCTGCGCTACTGGTCGTTGTCGGAGTTCCTGAAATCGAAAAGCGGCGCGGCGGAGCGCTACATCGAACGCTTCGTGCAGGCGGGCCTGGACGATGCGCGCCGGCGCGGGTTGGACGGCATCGTCTGCGGCCACATCCACCGCGCCGCGCTGGTGCAGCGAGACGGGCTGGTTTACGCCAACGACGGCGACTGGGTGGAGAGCCTGAGTGCGCTGGTCGAGGAGATGGATGGCACGCTGCGGTTGCTGTCGCATGCAGGCAAGGAATTGGCCGAGGTGTCGCCGCGCCTGCGCGTTTCTCATGATGTGCCGCTGCCGAAGGCGGCCTAGGATCATCTCCGGCGCGAAAGCTCCGCCGATCCGACCCCCGGCGCCACGCGATGCGGAAGGCGAGGCTTGGCCGCGCGAACGCGGACTTTGCGGGAGGGAGGTTCCGCTTACCATCCGCGCATGGATTCCATCACCCACCTGTTCTACGGCGGCGTCATCGCCGCCGCCATCGCCCCGAAGCGGCACCGCCGCGCCGCCCTGCTGGCCGGCATGGCGTTGAACACGCTGCCCGACCTCG is drawn from Thermomonas brevis and contains these coding sequences:
- a CDS encoding OmpA family protein; translated protein: MPRQPLSSTSRVLVFSCALALGACGGAPDPAATAGQAGVSPAGEAPRQADAGPLSAGEIEFPAIPQIVVPDIVGVGPAQRALESSMQDVLDPIAGISVRPASCATDGALVNDAGITSVDEHGSLLRNGDEGIFKIGADGSGTANFEGGIVTVNADGSGTINGSGEGGADDAIIRVEADGSGTYNGRYGIISLDGRGAGTWNGDSGIITNNGDGSGTWNGPQGIVRIESDGSGTWNGPHGLVVNNGDGTGQVGTPAKQVAMAPIPKVAPAGRFPPLKKFAPPGAPCGFVITLEDRVLFDFDKSDIRPDASKVLDVLAGALRGVQAKAMEIRGHTDAKGGDDYNQALSERRANAVVAALRERGTAREAGAKGYGEAQPVAPNELEGRDNPAGRQLNRRVEIFVRT
- a CDS encoding DUF6180 family protein, which codes for MTNTMRCAIAAALLAASAGGARAGDFGLDYEVERVPAARLSVAQCAATIKRAAEAAGYATRAQDVQGKLAVHVSGPGGGGRSLVTYCIQAGALTVWVVQALDYAGPGNPASARIKAEVAAALRKAAGSDAAR
- the metK gene encoding methionine adenosyltransferase; the encoded protein is MSSYLFTSESVSEGHPDKIADQISDAVLDAILAQDKHARVACETLVKTGAAIVAGEVTTSAWVDIEALARKVINEIGYDNSDVGFDGHTCAIINMLGKQSPDINQGVDRKKPEDQGAGDQGLMFGYACNEAPEFMPAPLYYSHRLVEQQAKVRKSGKLKWLRPDAKSQVTLRYDGHDIVGLEAVVLSTQHDPGVKQKDLIEAVRESILKPVLPKKWLDALPKNRVHINPTGKFVIGGPVGDCGLTGRKIIVDSYGGMARHGGGAFSGKDPSKVDRSAAYAARYVAKNIVAAGLADKCEVQVSYAIGVAEPTSISVTTFGTGKVSDDTIEKLIRAHFDLRPYGITRMLDLEHPIYQPTASYGHFGRKPKEIGYTDGEGRKHKATAFSWEKTDKAEALRKAAKLK
- a CDS encoding GNAT family N-acyltransferase, whose product is MIQLEQRLQQRFPHWFRGRRAAIARPVLRGIARWSRLDEIDAFLAANRHVRGFAFVAAAMRHLGTGYTASQTDRARIPVHGSLLIVANHPSGALDALALLDLVGQVRRDVRIVANDFLSALEGLGDLLLPVRILGGRLSADSVRAVDAALARGECVIVFPAGEVSRLGPGGIRDGRWRRGFLRFARACGAPVLPVRIQARNSALFYGASALFKPAGTALLAREMFARRARRIVLRVGTPRAIPSGACDADLLRHIRRELYALGTHRQRDEQPDNFGSEPLAEAVDPALVRAGVSGLRLLGQTGDGKQIRVGTLAVGAPLLHEIGRLRELTFRAVGEGTGRRLDLDAWDSWYEHIVLWDDAAGKIAGAYRIARGAPVLAAHGLRGLYTASLFDYGEDALARIAQGMELGRSFVAPEYWGSRSIDYLWQGIGAYLRAHPKVRYLFGAVSISAALPLAARAQIVAHYARWHGGPQGEAVSRRPFHYEAADAGDAALDADTAFRVLKANLDALGAQVPMLYKQYVELCEPGGARFLAFGVDPDFSDSVDGLIEVDIQRMRAKKRQRYLGDPDAAEAA
- a CDS encoding UDP-2,3-diacylglucosamine diphosphatase is translated as MTPASPPLRRAVFLSDVHLGARHCHAAELADFLSALRCKRLYLVGDIVDLWWMAQRRARWGAAHNRVVEALHALRRAGTEIVYIPGNHDRPIRRFCGLSLPAMRVRRRAIHVTADGRRLLVTHGDDYDAATHFGNLQEKFGDWLYYRILTGNQWLNALRGRVGLRYWSLSEFLKSKSGAAERYIERFVQAGLDDARRRGLDGIVCGHIHRAALVQRDGLVYANDGDWVESLSALVEEMDGTLRLLSHAGKELAEVSPRLRVSHDVPLPKAA